A genomic region of Miscanthus floridulus cultivar M001 chromosome 3, ASM1932011v1, whole genome shotgun sequence contains the following coding sequences:
- the LOC136545907 gene encoding mavicyanin-like translates to MATSRLAPVAVAVMAAAVLLGMASAATYNVGEPGGSWDLSTNYGTWVSSKRFHPGDQIVFKYSPQAHDVVEVSKADYDSCSNANPIATHNSGNDAIALASPGTRYFICSFSGHCTGGMKIQIDVVPSANSLAPAGAPAANSPPPTSTPASAATKATGFGALAAVMMAAGLMAY, encoded by the coding sequence ATGGCAACAAGCAGGCTTGCGCCCGTTGCCGTGGCCGTGATGGCAGCAGCCGTCCTGCTGGGAATGGCGTCGGCGGCGACCTACAACGTGGGCGAGCCGGGCGGGTCCTGGGACCTGAGCACCAACTACGGCACCTGGGTCTCCTCAAAGAGGTTCCACCCGGGCGACCAGATCGTGTTCAAGTACTCGCCACAGGCGCACGACGTGGTGGAGGTGAGCAAGGCGGACTACGACTCCTGCTCCAACGCCAACCCCATTGCCACCCACAACTCCGGCAACGACGCCATCGCCCTCGCCTCCCCCGGCACCCGCTACTTCATCTGCAGCTTCTCTGGCCACTGCACCGGAGGCATGAAGATCCAGATCGACGTCGTGCCCAGCGCCAACTCCCTCGCCCCCGCCGGTGCTCCCGCCGCCAACTCTCCCCCGCCCACGTCCACGCCCGCTTCTGCCGCTACCAAGGCCACCGGTTTTGGCGCCCTCGCCGCCGTCATGATGGCCGCAGGCCTCATGGCTTACTAG